A DNA window from Syngnathus typhle isolate RoL2023-S1 ecotype Sweden linkage group LG2, RoL_Styp_1.0, whole genome shotgun sequence contains the following coding sequences:
- the dpm1 gene encoding dolichol-phosphate mannosyltransferase subunit 1: MTARKTSNSKQNNGDKYSVLLPTYNERENLPLIVWLLVKYFDESGYKYEIIVIDDGSPDGTLEVAEQLQTIYGEDKILLRPRASKLGLGTAYIHGMKHATGDFIFIMDADLSHHPKFIPEFIAKQKEGDYDLVSGTRYRGNGGVYGWDLRRKLISRGANFLTQVLLRPGASDLTGSFRLYKKKVLESLVERCVSKGYVFQMEMVVRARQLNYTVGEVPISFVDRVYGESKLGGNEIVSFVKGLLTLFVTT; the protein is encoded by the exons ATGACAGCCAGGAAGACTTCAAactcaaagcaaaacaatggGGATAAATATTCGGTGTTATTACCCACCTATAACGAAAGAGAAAACCTCCCTTTGATTGTGTGgcttttggtgaaatattttgatGAAAG tgGTTACAAATACGAAATTATCGTCATTGACGACGGAAGCCCCGATGGAACATTAGAGGTGGCCGAACAGCTCCAAACAATATATGGCGAAGACAAAATT CTTCTTCGGCCACGAGCATCAAAGTTAGGCCTGG GCACTGCTTATATCCATGGCATGAAGCACGCAACAGGAGATTTCATCTTCATAATGGATGCTGACCTCTCCCATCAT CCCAAATTCATCCCAGAATTCATTGC GAAACAGAAGGAAGGCGATTACGATTTGGTGTCGGGTACACGATACCGAGGCAACGGCGGTGTCTATGGATGGGACCTGCGCAGGAAACTCATCAG TCGGGGTGCAAACTTTCtgacacaagtgctgttgaggCCCGGAGCTTCTGACCTCACGGGAAGCTTTAG ATTGTATAAGAAGAAAGTCCTTGAGAGTCTGGTTGAGCGCTGCGTGTCCAAAGGTTACGTCTTTCAAATGGAAATGGTTGTCCGAGCCAGACAACTCAACTACACTGTTGGAGAG GTTCCCATCTCTTTCGTGGATCGAGTCTACGGCGAATCCAAACTGGGAGGGAATGAAATTGTGTCATTTGTGAAAGGCCTGCTCACGCTTTTTGTCACGACATGA